A single window of Microbispora hainanensis DNA harbors:
- a CDS encoding serine hydrolase domain-containing protein, which yields MRRIAATAAISGVLLTTGLLMTGLLMTGLLITGSGAVAATTRAAPSDGRPGLTAESVDRYVRDYMRRTDLPGAVVTVVKDDTVVYAAGLGHTAGGEAITADTPMPLASLSKSFTALAVLRLADQGRIDLDAPVRRYLPEFTMADPRAGQITVRQLLQQTSGMSDRTFPELTLPAPDDLKDAVAMLRTAPLAAPPGTRMIYHNPNYAVAARLAEVVSGTPFADFMAATVFRPLGMTSTRTVDTTEELPGAGAGYIRAYGRLIERAHPKWFVNGSYGVVSTTHDLGKWLITQNGHGDALPRDLVTATQTPSGVGGSTYGMGWSAERTAGGAPMLRHTGWLLTHNSAQTLLPASGWGIAVVTDTGMISGDDALIISDGLVDMIEGRPDAHAVPFTTSADPWLGGLSLLNLALGLTGVLRSRRWAARRARRRTWRMAARLAPYALPVAFYLGLAELAGLLLNRVGTLGQLTYVWLALYVWAATGALAAVAVVAARLVHTARLVHTARLVHAVRLRRRAVGSVPAWASETH from the coding sequence ATGCGCAGGATCGCGGCGACCGCCGCCATAAGCGGTGTGCTGCTCACGACAGGACTGCTCATGACGGGACTGCTCATGACGGGACTGCTCATAACGGGATCGGGGGCGGTCGCCGCCACGACGCGGGCGGCGCCCTCGGACGGACGGCCCGGCCTGACCGCGGAGTCCGTCGACCGATACGTACGCGACTACATGCGGCGTACGGACCTGCCCGGCGCCGTGGTGACGGTCGTCAAGGACGACACGGTCGTGTACGCCGCCGGGCTCGGTCACACGGCCGGCGGCGAGGCGATCACCGCGGACACCCCCATGCCGCTCGCCTCGTTGTCGAAGTCGTTCACCGCCCTGGCGGTGCTGCGCCTCGCCGACCAGGGCAGGATCGACCTCGACGCGCCGGTGCGGCGTTATCTGCCCGAGTTCACCATGGCCGATCCCCGGGCCGGGCAGATCACCGTACGGCAGTTGCTCCAGCAGACCTCGGGCATGAGCGACCGGACCTTTCCCGAGCTGACGCTGCCCGCGCCGGACGACCTCAAGGACGCCGTCGCGATGCTCAGGACCGCGCCGCTCGCCGCCCCGCCGGGCACCCGGATGATCTATCACAACCCCAACTACGCGGTCGCGGCGCGGCTGGCCGAGGTGGTGTCGGGGACGCCGTTCGCCGACTTCATGGCCGCCACGGTGTTCAGGCCGCTCGGCATGACCTCCACCCGCACGGTGGACACCACGGAGGAACTGCCCGGCGCGGGCGCCGGATACATCCGCGCGTACGGCCGGCTGATCGAGCGCGCGCACCCGAAGTGGTTCGTCAACGGCTCCTACGGGGTCGTCAGCACCACACACGACCTGGGCAAGTGGCTGATCACGCAGAACGGCCACGGTGACGCCCTCCCCCGAGACCTCGTCACGGCCACCCAGACCCCGTCCGGCGTGGGCGGCAGCACGTACGGCATGGGGTGGTCGGCCGAGCGGACGGCCGGAGGGGCCCCGATGCTGCGGCACACCGGCTGGCTGCTCACGCACAACTCGGCGCAGACCCTCCTGCCCGCGAGCGGGTGGGGCATCGCGGTCGTCACCGACACCGGGATGATCTCCGGTGACGATGCGCTGATCATCAGCGACGGCCTGGTCGACATGATCGAGGGACGTCCCGACGCGCACGCCGTGCCGTTCACCACGAGTGCGGACCCCTGGCTGGGCGGCCTGTCGCTGCTCAACCTGGCCCTCGGCCTGACCGGGGTGCTGCGCTCCCGCCGCTGGGCCGCCCGCCGCGCGCGGCGGCGCACCTGGCGGATGGCCGCACGGCTGGCCCCGTACGCGCTGCCGGTCGCGTTCTATCTGGGGCTGGCGGAGCTGGCCGGGCTGCTGCTCAACCGGGTGGGCACGCTGGGCCAGCTCACCTACGTGTGGCTCGCCCTCTACGTCTGGGCCGCCACCGGGGCGCTGGCCGCCGTCGCCGTCGTGGCCGCCCGCCTCGTCCACACCGCCCGCCTCGTCCACACCGCCCGCCTCGTGCACGCCGTACGGCTCCGGCGACGGGCCGTTGGTAGCGTCCCCGCATGGGCGAGCGAAACACACTAA
- a CDS encoding DUF1992 domain-containing protein — MTERKPLGVSFESWIDRQIREATERGEFDDLPGAGKPIPGQGKPHDDMWWIKQKMQAENLSFPLPGTLALRKEAEEARAEALGARTEAEARRIVEEMNDKIRDSYRRPLSGPPVVQPLIDADEVAAEWRALHPVAERKPAPAPAPEKRQRRSFLRWFGHR, encoded by the coding sequence GTGACCGAACGCAAGCCCCTCGGAGTGAGCTTCGAGTCGTGGATCGACCGGCAGATTCGCGAGGCCACCGAGCGTGGCGAGTTCGACGACCTGCCAGGCGCAGGCAAGCCCATCCCCGGTCAGGGCAAGCCCCACGACGACATGTGGTGGATCAAGCAGAAGATGCAGGCGGAGAACCTGTCGTTCCCGCTGCCGGGGACGCTGGCGCTGCGCAAGGAGGCCGAGGAGGCGAGGGCGGAGGCGCTGGGCGCGCGCACCGAGGCCGAGGCACGCCGGATCGTCGAGGAGATGAACGACAAGATCCGCGACAGCTACCGCAGGCCCCTGTCCGGTCCGCCCGTCGTGCAGCCGCTCATCGACGCGGACGAGGTCGCCGCCGAGTGGCGGGCCCTTCATCCGGTCGCCGAGCGGAAACCCGCCCCCGCGCCCGCTCCCGAGAAGCGTCAGAGGCGTTCCTTCCTCCGGTGGTTCGGCCACCGCTGA